The Pseudomonas sp. G2-4 genome window below encodes:
- the namA gene encoding NADPH dehydrogenase NamA: protein MSLLLFPHEIKGMKLKNRVVMSPMCMHMAADDGFVTEWHRVHYGARALGQAGLIFPETLAVHADGRIGAGDLGIWSDAHIVGLKALTELLHSFGAKAGAQIGHAGRNADLPNLIHIAPSAIPFTDTSPVPRALAADEIPGLVKLYGDAARRASEAGFDVLEIHAAHGYLLNEFLSPLANTRDDEYGGDAKRRYRFLREVLEEVKTHWGDRPLFVRISSSDYAEGGNTPESFLEYGRWMKEQGVDLIDCSSGGIKMIKVQTYPGYQVPAAELLRKELHIATGAVGVIQSGRQAEEILQNGRADLVFVGRQMLRDPFWVRTAADDLKEIIEIPAAYTRYGSVWLDTKA, encoded by the coding sequence ATGAGCTTGTTGCTTTTCCCCCATGAAATAAAAGGCATGAAACTGAAAAACCGCGTGGTCATGTCACCTATGTGCATGCATATGGCTGCCGATGACGGCTTCGTTACTGAGTGGCACCGAGTGCATTACGGTGCTCGCGCCTTGGGCCAGGCGGGGCTGATTTTCCCCGAGACGCTGGCAGTTCACGCCGATGGCCGTATCGGGGCCGGTGACCTCGGTATCTGGAGCGATGCGCACATCGTCGGCTTGAAAGCGCTGACCGAACTGCTTCACAGCTTTGGTGCCAAAGCCGGTGCTCAGATCGGCCATGCGGGGCGCAATGCTGACCTGCCCAACCTTATTCACATTGCGCCGTCGGCTATCCCGTTCACGGATACCAGCCCCGTGCCTCGCGCACTCGCGGCTGACGAAATTCCGGGTTTGGTGAAGCTCTATGGCGATGCCGCACGACGCGCCAGTGAAGCGGGCTTTGATGTGCTTGAGATCCATGCCGCTCATGGTTATTTGCTGAATGAGTTCCTCTCCCCACTCGCCAATACCCGCGACGACGAATATGGCGGTGATGCCAAGCGTCGCTACCGCTTCCTGCGCGAAGTGCTGGAGGAAGTCAAAACCCATTGGGGCGATCGTCCTCTGTTTGTTCGTATCTCCAGCTCTGATTACGCCGAAGGCGGAAATACCCCCGAGTCGTTCCTTGAATACGGTCGCTGGATGAAGGAGCAGGGCGTCGATCTGATCGACTGCAGCTCCGGCGGCATCAAGATGATCAAGGTTCAGACCTATCCTGGTTACCAAGTCCCGGCCGCTGAGTTGCTGCGCAAAGAATTGCATATTGCGACGGGGGCCGTGGGTGTCATCCAGAGTGGGCGTCAGGCCGAAGAAATCCTGCAGAACGGTCGAGCTGACCTGGTGTTTGTCGGGCGGCAAATGTTGCGTGATCCATTCTGGGTGCGCACTGCAGCAGATGATCTGAAAGAAATCATTGAGATTCCTGCTGCCTACACGCGCTACGGGTCTGTATGGCTTGATACCAAAGCGTGA
- a CDS encoding winged helix-turn-helix transcriptional regulator: MKKCIPQNEVEAFACPVSFTVDVIGGKWKSLILFHLMSGTKRFNELRRLIPDVTQRMLTLQLRELETDRVIHREIYREVPPKVEYSLTELGNTLAPLISAMREWGAVHEGAILAFRRAEINANPLESLA, from the coding sequence GTGAAAAAATGCATCCCCCAGAATGAAGTTGAAGCATTCGCTTGCCCTGTCTCCTTTACAGTCGATGTCATTGGCGGGAAATGGAAATCGCTGATCCTGTTCCATCTGATGTCCGGAACAAAGCGCTTCAACGAGTTGCGCCGGCTGATCCCCGATGTGACGCAGCGGATGCTCACCTTGCAACTCAGAGAGCTGGAGACTGACCGGGTTATCCATCGCGAAATCTATCGTGAGGTGCCGCCCAAGGTTGAATATTCGCTCACAGAGTTAGGTAACACGCTTGCGCCATTGATCAGTGCAATGCGCGAATGGGGAGCGGTACATGAGGGTGCAATCCTAGCGTTCAGGCGCGCTGAGATCAATGCCAACCCACTTGAATCGCTCGCCTAG
- a CDS encoding cation:dicarboxylase symporter family transporter: protein MKRIPLVWQIVAGLLLGVLVGWYFNTHPENQVWVSTEILKPLGDIFIKMMKMVVVPIVFCCMILGIAGGGDNKSFGRMGAKSLIYFFAITSLAIVLGLCFANLFEPGKGTEIAGIAHNAAAVHMEPSKGALIILQNIVPDNVIVAMSEAKLLSVLFFAVLLGMALNTLPKEKSAPVIAVVQGFSDAMFKVVSFVMAYAPIGVFGMIGATVATFGFASLLPLLKLIGVVYLALITFALVMLGGICYLIGENVFKLIKYFRDELILAFSSAASAAVMPQLMTKLEAYGVPRRIVSFVVPVGYAFNLDGASIFLGVATIFIAQLYGIDLSLTQQILLVVTMVLTSKGAAGVPGFAIIILSATLASAGLPLEGVALIAGIFRIIDSGTTTLNVLGNAIAPLVIAKWEKAPLERKGSVGGEQNA from the coding sequence ATGAAACGTATCCCCTTAGTTTGGCAAATAGTTGCCGGGCTGTTGCTTGGCGTGCTCGTGGGTTGGTATTTCAATACCCACCCGGAAAATCAAGTGTGGGTCAGTACAGAAATCCTTAAACCGCTCGGTGATATTTTCATCAAGATGATGAAGATGGTCGTCGTGCCGATTGTTTTCTGCTGCATGATCCTCGGCATAGCCGGAGGCGGCGATAACAAATCGTTCGGTCGCATGGGCGCAAAGTCGTTGATCTACTTCTTTGCAATCACCAGCCTTGCCATCGTGCTTGGCTTGTGCTTCGCCAATCTTTTCGAGCCGGGTAAGGGCACCGAAATCGCTGGCATTGCACACAACGCTGCAGCCGTGCACATGGAGCCGTCGAAAGGTGCGCTGATCATCCTGCAAAACATCGTGCCCGATAACGTGATTGTCGCGATGTCAGAAGCGAAGTTGCTGTCGGTGCTGTTCTTTGCTGTGCTGCTGGGTATGGCGTTGAACACGTTGCCTAAAGAGAAAAGCGCACCGGTTATTGCGGTGGTGCAGGGTTTCTCCGACGCAATGTTCAAAGTCGTATCATTTGTCATGGCCTACGCACCGATCGGTGTATTCGGCATGATTGGCGCCACTGTAGCGACCTTCGGATTTGCCTCGTTGCTACCGTTGCTCAAGTTGATCGGCGTGGTGTATCTGGCGCTAATTACCTTTGCCCTGGTGATGCTCGGCGGCATTTGCTACTTGATCGGCGAAAACGTCTTCAAGTTGATCAAGTACTTCCGCGATGAGCTGATTCTGGCTTTCTCCAGTGCTGCCTCTGCGGCCGTCATGCCACAGTTGATGACCAAGCTGGAAGCCTATGGCGTGCCTCGACGCATCGTCAGCTTCGTGGTGCCGGTGGGTTATGCGTTTAACTTGGACGGTGCTTCGATCTTCCTCGGTGTGGCGACGATCTTCATTGCCCAACTCTATGGCATCGATCTGTCGTTGACTCAGCAAATTCTGCTGGTGGTCACTATGGTGCTGACGTCCAAGGGCGCTGCGGGTGTGCCTGGGTTTGCCATCATCATCCTGTCGGCCACATTGGCGTCTGCCGGCCTGCCGCTGGAAGGGGTCGCGTTGATTGCCGGGATCTTCCGGATAATCGACAGCGGCACCACTACCTTGAACGTGCTGGGTAATGCAATTGCACCTCTGGTCATCGCCAAGTGGGAGAAAGCGCCCTTGGAGCGAAAAGGGTCTGTAGGGGGCGAGCAGAACGCTTAA
- a CDS encoding VOC family protein encodes MSLSPFHLAIPVYDLAATRTFYGEVFGLAEGRSSEQWVDFDFYGHQLVIHEHPKTASQESVHSNPVDGHDVPVPHFGIILEWAQWEALAERLKARATKFVIEPYIRFKGQVGEQATMFLFDPCGNALEFKAFKDMSQLFAK; translated from the coding sequence ATGAGCCTTTCTCCTTTCCACCTCGCAATCCCTGTATATGACCTGGCAGCTACGCGCACCTTTTACGGTGAGGTATTCGGCCTTGCCGAAGGCCGCTCAAGCGAGCAGTGGGTAGATTTCGATTTCTACGGCCACCAGTTGGTCATCCATGAACACCCTAAGACTGCTTCGCAGGAAAGCGTGCACAGCAACCCGGTAGATGGCCACGACGTACCGGTTCCGCACTTCGGCATCATCCTGGAGTGGGCGCAATGGGAAGCGCTGGCCGAGCGTTTGAAAGCGCGCGCAACCAAGTTTGTGATCGAACCCTACATTCGCTTCAAAGGCCAGGTCGGCGAGCAGGCCACCATGTTTCTGTTCGACCCGTGCGGCAACGCGCTGGAGTTCAAGGCGTTCAAGGATATGAGCCAGCTGTTCGCTAAATAA
- a CDS encoding LysR substrate-binding domain-containing protein: MSIETGPLISDSSESLLQAAVEGAGIILTPDWLAGAAVRDGTLVQILTQWEGPEPGGIYAVMPPGRLVPTKTRVFVDQITHAIQAGWEQ; this comes from the coding sequence ATCAGCATTGAGACGGGGCCGCTGATCTCCGATAGTTCGGAGTCGCTTTTACAGGCTGCTGTGGAGGGCGCTGGGATCATTCTGACGCCTGATTGGCTGGCCGGTGCGGCGGTGCGCGATGGCACGCTTGTACAAATACTGACGCAATGGGAAGGCCCGGAACCGGGTGGGATCTATGCCGTGATGCCTCCGGGGCGGTTGGTTCCGACGAAGACAAGGGTGTTTGTCGATCAAATTACCCATGCGATTCAGGCGGGCTGGGAGCAGTAA
- a CDS encoding LacI family DNA-binding transcriptional regulator, with the protein MTTQTSARLWKGPTVQQVAKVARVGPATVDRVLNNRPGVRENTRLKVLAALDKLKKDLADGMATLQIKLFCDSGETFNATLAGAEALVNASTPGVVVHGYYVPTNQVDPATFADQVQAQGASADGVIVVSREHPAINRAIRKLCSLGIPVVCLTTDLPNSGRSAYVGNDQYAAGSVAGLLIGNALPKEPAKILLVTSVPFRCQQEREMGFRRVLRSEFPYLKIDERVMSDDRPQTTTEQLTRYFSKHDYPAAIYNVAGANRGVAQAIDTIAAEDRPIFVGHELTVHTRAMLESGVMDYVISHDFVGETAAAVRWIRGAIEGATATPPSTQILIHTRYNCGA; encoded by the coding sequence ATGACCACGCAAACATCGGCGCGCTTATGGAAGGGCCCCACTGTTCAACAGGTCGCTAAGGTGGCCAGGGTCGGGCCAGCGACCGTCGATCGTGTGCTGAACAACCGTCCTGGCGTTCGGGAAAACACCCGTCTGAAAGTGCTGGCTGCACTGGATAAGCTAAAGAAAGATTTGGCTGACGGCATGGCAACGTTGCAGATCAAGCTCTTTTGCGACTCGGGCGAAACCTTCAATGCGACGTTGGCCGGCGCCGAGGCGTTGGTGAATGCTTCGACACCAGGCGTCGTGGTGCATGGCTACTATGTACCGACTAATCAGGTCGATCCCGCCACTTTTGCCGATCAGGTTCAGGCGCAGGGCGCCTCAGCGGATGGTGTGATCGTCGTATCGCGCGAGCATCCCGCGATCAACAGAGCGATTCGCAAACTGTGCAGCCTGGGTATTCCAGTCGTTTGCCTGACCACCGACCTGCCTAATTCCGGGCGAAGCGCTTATGTTGGCAATGATCAATATGCGGCGGGCAGTGTCGCCGGGTTGCTGATAGGCAATGCGTTACCTAAAGAGCCCGCGAAGATCCTGCTGGTGACCAGTGTGCCGTTTCGCTGTCAGCAAGAGCGGGAGATGGGGTTTCGCAGGGTGCTCCGTTCCGAGTTTCCGTATCTGAAAATCGACGAACGAGTGATGTCCGACGATCGCCCTCAGACCACGACTGAACAATTGACGCGTTATTTTTCCAAGCACGACTACCCGGCAGCCATCTACAACGTGGCCGGCGCCAATCGGGGCGTTGCTCAGGCAATAGATACTATTGCGGCTGAGGATCGGCCTATTTTCGTCGGTCATGAGCTTACGGTTCATACGCGGGCGATGCTTGAGTCCGGCGTCATGGATTATGTTATCTCTCATGATTTCGTTGGCGAGACTGCCGCAGCGGTGCGCTGGATACGAGGAGCGATTGAGGGAGCGACGGCGACGCCACCCTCAACACAGATCTTGATTCACACTCGATACAACTGTGGTGCGTAA